The region GTGCGCTCCGAGCACGAACGCGGCGCCTCTGGCCGCTTCGCGCCTGGCCTGCCGCGGATCAGCGATGGTCAGCTCCTCTTCCTCCTTCACATGCTGGCGCACGCGAAGGAGCCGAAGGAGGGCGGCTCGCGCATCGCCATCATCATGAACGGTTCGCCGCTCTTCACCGGCGACGCCGGCAGCGGGGAAAGCGAGATCCGCCGCTTCATCCTGGAGCACGACCTGCTCGAAGCCCTGATCGCGCTCCCTGAGCAGCTCTTCTACAACACCGGGATCGCGACCTACGTGTGGGTAGTGACCAATCGCAAGGCGCCGCCGCGCAAGGGTAAGGTGCAGCTCATCGACGCCACGTCGTACTGGGTGCCGATGCGCAAGAGCCTCGGCGACAAGCGCCGCGAGATCCCGCCGGAGAAGGCGCAGGACATCGTGAAACTCCTCGCGGAGTTCGAGGATGGCGAGATGCGTCGGATCGCGAAGGACGGCAAGGACGAAGAGGTCGTCGTCAGCCGCATCTTCCCGACCACGCACTTCGGGTTCCGCAAGATCACCGTCGAGCGGCCGCTGCGGCTCAACTTCCAGGCAACGCCCGAACGCATGGCGCGGCTGGAGGAGGAAAAGGGGTTCCAGTCGCTCGCGCAATCGAAGAAGAAGAGCGCTGCGGGAGCGAAGGAGCAGGCCGAGGGGCGCGCGCTGCAGGATGCTGTCCGCAAGCTCCTGAGCGGCCTGCCCGGCACGTTGTTCAAAGACCGCGACGAGTTCAAGGGCGCGCTCGATGCCGCCGTCCGGAAGGCGGGCCAGAAGCTCCCGGCGCCGGCCCGCAAGGCGATCCTGTCAGCGCTCTCCGAGCGCGACGAGACAGCCGCCATCTGCCGCGACGCCGACGGGAACCCCGAGCCCGATCCGGAGCTGCGCGACACGGAGAGCGTTCCGCTACCCACCGGTGACGATCCCGCGGAAGCCGAGGGCGTGCCGGCCAGCACCCGCGCCTTCTTCGACCGCGAGGTGAAGCCCCACGTGCCGGACGCCTGGATCGACACGGCGAAGCGCGACCCCAAGGACGGCCGAATCGGCCTCATCGGCTATGAGATCAACTTCAACCGCTACTTCTACCGCTACACCCCGCCCCGGCCCCTCGAGGAGATCGAGGCCGACATCCGGGCCATCGAGGGCGACATCGTGCGGATGCTGGCGGAGGTGACGGGGGCGAGCACCGGATCGTAGATGTGGCAAAACGTCGGCACTTGCGCGCAGGTGCCGACGTTTTGCCACGAC is a window of Candidatus Binatia bacterium DNA encoding:
- a CDS encoding type I restriction-modification system subunit M, producing the protein MNHSEIVSFLWGVADLIRDTFKRGKYQDVILPLTVLRRLDCVLADTKAQVLERQGQLKGKGLEDLDAQLRRASGFAFHNTSRYDFEKLLADAPHLAANLRNYIAGFSPNMREVLEKFDFDNTISKLDEAGLLFQVLERFKNVDLHPDRIDNPTMGTIFEELIRKFNEALNENPGEHFTPRDVVHLMVDLMLAGDSDRIRRKGIVCTVYDPCCGSGGMLMITKEHITVGLRKNGELLRPAISPNAEIHLFGQEVNPETWAVSKSDLFMKDPTGRDADNIAYGTVLSNDRHAGRSFDYLIANPPYGKDWKRDEDAVRSEHERGASGRFAPGLPRISDGQLLFLLHMLAHAKEPKEGGSRIAIIMNGSPLFTGDAGSGESEIRRFILEHDLLEALIALPEQLFYNTGIATYVWVVTNRKAPPRKGKVQLIDATSYWVPMRKSLGDKRREIPPEKAQDIVKLLAEFEDGEMRRIAKDGKDEEVVVSRIFPTTHFGFRKITVERPLRLNFQATPERMARLEEEKGFQSLAQSKKKSAAGAKEQAEGRALQDAVRKLLSGLPGTLFKDRDEFKGALDAAVRKAGQKLPAPARKAILSALSERDETAAICRDADGNPEPDPELRDTESVPLPTGDDPAEAEGVPASTRAFFDREVKPHVPDAWIDTAKRDPKDGRIGLIGYEINFNRYFYRYTPPRPLEEIEADIRAIEGDIVRMLAEVTGASTGS